The genomic window CTCCTTTTCAGATAGTTAGGCACTCAACAGTCAGAGAGATGAAAACGTCCGCTAATGACAGCTTAATATAGACGATAATATCCAAAAATATTGTTTTAACTAATAGCTATAGCTAAGAGCTGCTGAGATGAAGCGTTACCCAGCGCCCCGCCAGCGCTTTTCTGCCAGGGAAAAAACGTTAAATGGACACACGACCTCGGAGACCAAGAAGGGAAAAGTGAGGGAGGTAGTCCACCGCACCCACACAAGGAAACACAACAGTCAGATGTGGAAGAACAGGCAGATTCAGGGAAAGCAGTCGACGTCAGGCTGGGGCAATGCTTTTATCAACCCCCTCAGAACGGAGGATTTCGGTTGCATGCAAGGCAGAGCCAGGCTGTTTGTTTTGCATTGCTCATGTTTCATAGAGACGGCTACAACCTAGATTAAgagaagacgagagagagagagaacacaaagGTTAGACTGTTAGTGTCATTGTTAAGAGTgatttgaaaaaaagagaatcAGTGTCTGAGAAAACTGAAGAAATGGGGCAGGcatggaggagaagagcaggtgtaatgatggaggaggggagatggagaaggaggaggagagattgaATGCAGTATGAAGGCTCAAGAAAGGTCAAGGGTTGAGAACCCGGGTAATAATctcactgggacacacacacagagacagagagacagagagacagagagacagagagacagagagacagagagagagagagagagagagagagagagagacagagagagagagaccgtacTACCAACGGGGTGAACCTGAGCGTCACACCGCACGTTTTACAGTTCCTGTCTAGTCGCTAGCTCATCACACAGCCAGTCTGCAGAGTGACTTGCTGTGGAAGCAGCTGTTAGCTGATGTAACAGCTGTGTAGGACAGCACTCTTTAGGAACATGGAGGAACATTGACATGGTTTCATCAAAAGGCAGGATGGCAACCACAAGTCTTACTGGACAACAAGGCTGCTCCAGAATAAAGGCCAAGGGtttttatggggggggggggggggtaacagagATCCAGTTCCACCCACCACGCCCCCCACGCCTCCAGGTGTGTCACGCCCCCCCACCACGCCCCCCATGTCTCCAGGCCTCCAGGTGTGTCACGCCCCCCACCacgccccccacgccccccaggcctccaggtgTGTCACGCCCCCCACCACGCCCCCCAcgcccccaggcctccaggtgTGTCACGCCCCCCACCACGCCTCCCACCCCCCAAGGCCTCCAGGTGTGTCGTCTAGGATACATACTCTGCAGACTTCCAGAAGTGTCCGGGGTGGGACAGCCTGCGGTTGAGCTTGGGCAGCTTCTCCAGGAGGTCTGCCAGCTGGGTGAAGGAGGGTCTCTCCTTCAGGTCGTACGCCCAGCAGGCACACAGGATCTCCTGGGGAGATCGAGACAGAGgatcagcctccacacacacacacacacactcacacctagcacacacacagcacacacacacctagcacaaACAGTGTTCCTGCTCCACTCACCGTGACCTCTTTGCCCAGGCTGATCTCTGCTAGGACCTTCTTAATGCCCTCCCCGCTCCCCACCTGCCAGATGGTAGCTTCCACTGGCTGGTTGGTGATTGGCCAGTCCCTGGCTTGGAGCTCGTACCAAATGGTGCTAAAAGGGGGGCAACAAGCAACATCATCAGTCCTGTGGGCCTGAACAAGCCTCACTGAAGACATTGCACGGTGACTGTCATTATGAAGTCAGTCATGATCCGACAGCTTCagagggggtaggggctggagtcagggacaggaagtattgggagagagggacaggaagtgttgggagagagggacaggaagtgttgggagagggacaggaagtgttgggagagagggacaggacatgttgggagagagggacaggaagtgttgggagagagggacaggaagtgttgggagagagggacaggaagtattgggagagagggacaggaagtgttgggagagggacaggaagttttgggagagggacaggaagtgttgggagagagggacaggaagtgttgggagagggacaggaagtgttgggagagggacaggaagtgttgggagagggacaggaagtgttgggagagggacaggaagagtTACCCGAAGGCGTAGACGTCGGCTGCGTTGGAGAAGGGCAGGCGGTCCTCGTTGTTTCCAGGACTCATCCTGCGGACGATCTCTGGCGCTAGGTAACAAATCCAGCCGTGTGGAAGCTTCAGCTCGTTTTCTCGTCTGGgaatacgacacacacacacacacacacacacacgacacacacacacacacacacgacacacacacacacacacacacacgacacacacacacgacacacacacacacacacacgacacacacacacacacgaaacacacacacgatgcacacacacacacacgaaacacacacacgatgcacacacacacacacgtgcactcaTTAGCTAACCACCATGCGCTGTGCAGTCACCATTAATCCACCTGGGAACAGACAAATAATtgaattcaaatcaaatcaaagaaTTCCTGAGTGGATGAGGTGTAGATCTTACCTCCCCTCCTGGACCACGCCTGAAATCCCAAACAGTCCAAAGTCTGTGATCACCACCTTGTTGGTGTCATGAAAGACATTCTTGGACTTCAAGTCTTTGTGGACGATGCCCTTTGCGTGAAGATAGCCCATTCCCTACGCGaggaggaacacaaacacacaagctctgACCGTGTACGAGACTGAGGACCATTTGGACCCAACAGTGAATAAACTTCACCTTCACAATCTCCTGAGCGATCTGTCTCGTCTTGTTGATGTCCAGCgagttctttgtgtctctgacGACGGAGTAGAGAGTCCGACCTTTACAGAAACTTAGTGGAGACAGTTTGAGTTAAGGAGGAGCAgaccagaacagagagagagatgttgagaGTTCCCACTCACCTGGTGATGATGGCGAGGTGGGGAGGAGCCATACATGCTCCCATGAAGAGGACCACGTTCTCATGTCTGGTCTGTCTGTAGTTCATCACCTCCTTCTTGAACAGCTTCAGGTGGTCCTGGTTGTTCCCGTCGATCTCCAGCAGGCGGATGGCCACCTCTCCGTGCCAGCGGCCCTTGTGGACCCTGCCCCAGCGGCCCTGAGGAAGCCGTACCACAACACATCACAACCATGCTGAAGCGCTAGCCCCGCGCTAGCCCCGCGCTAGCCCCAAGATAACCTGCAGAGCACTGACGGTTTAGCGGCTTGCTGTTGCGGCTCTCACCTTCCCTATGAGCTCTCCCAGGTCCAGCTGCTCGAAGGGGATGTCCCACTCCTGCAGGTACACGCTGGTCTGGCTGGCCTTGCGGGAGATCGGACCCTTCCAGTGACCTCCCCGCGAGCTGGGAAGGTCCTGGAGCTCATCCCCATCACACTCTCCCTCAGAGCCCCCGTTTATCTCACTCtcgtccccttcctcctcctcctcctcttcctcttcctcctctccttcctcctcctcctcttcctcctccacgcagggatcttcatcctcctcagcctcgacctcctcctcctcttcctcctttgaGACAGAGGATCGGATAACGTTGATTTGGTTTAGTTGTGCGACAAACACCtctacactctccctctccccctccccccctctccccctctcccccccccccctctccccccctccctccccctcccccctccccctccccctccccctctccccctctcccccctccccctccccctccccctccccccctctccccctcaccccctcacacacacacacacacacacacacccacacacactgaaaacatACCTCTCCATCTTCATGCTCGGCCAGCTCGGGTTGCAGGTGGTCGGCATGCAGGTGGTTGGCGGAGGGCTCGCTCTCGTTGCTGTGGGACAGAGAAACATCAGCACTCACAGCCCAGACGTGGTTGGAGAGAATGCTACAGCCCTCTCCACAGTCCTACGATAGACAGCAAACACAGTGAAGACTGGAGAGACTCACCCTCTGTCCTGAAGGACTTCTGGATGCAGAGTAGGAGAACTGGACACATCtggtgagaaacagagagagagaaagagagagagtgttattAAACATCGCACTCCCTTTCACTGGTCACAGCGTTACTCTGTTGTGGCATGCAATACCCACACTCCCCAGCAGGTGGCACAGAGACACATCTCCACCCAGTCTTCAGCTcaccacatcaacacagcaCTGACACTGCAAGCTCACATGATGTGAACTGAGCACgcatgcaggagagggagagggagggggagagatggtgatACCAGGTTttgggggtcagggtggagggggaggaggggggaggagacccAGCACAGCAGACTGGGAGCATCCACTCACCAGGGAAGATGAACTGCTGTCTGTGCTGAAAGTAGCAGGCAGcttgggggggaagagagagcggAAGAACAACAGGCATGGTTGGGAGAAAAAGATTGTGGGTTAGAGAGAAGCCATAGGATACTACCCCCTCCCCGCTGGCCCCCTCCCCGCTGGCCCCCTCCCCGCTGGCCCCCTCCCCGCTGGCCCCCTCCCCGctggcccccctccccgccccctccctgctggccccctccccgctggcccccgccctgccccctccctgctggcccCCTCCCCGCTGGCCCCCTCCTCGCTGGCCCCCTCCCCGCTGGCCCccgccctgccccctccctgctggcccCCTCCCCGCTGGCCCCCTCCCCATTGGCCCCCTCCTCGCTGGCCCCCTCCCCGCTGGCCCccgccctgccccctccctgctggcccCCTCCCCGCTGGCCCCCTCCTCGCTGGCCCCCTCCCCACTGGCCCccgccctgccccctccctgctggccccctccccgctggcccccaccctgccccctccctgctggcccCCTCCCCGCTGGCCCCCTCCTCGCTGGCCCCCTCCCCGCTGGCCCccgccctgccccctccctgctggccccctccccgctggcccccgccctgccccctccccgctGGCCCCCTCCCCGCTGGCCCCCTCCTCGCtggccccctccctgctggccccctccccgccccctccccgctggccccctccccgctggtgttagtggtggacaggagaggggggctgccATAGTCACTCCATGTTTACCAGAAAACCAGTGACTCAGCGGAATATCCAGTAATCAAGAAGCACCTTGggctaatttgtgtgtgtgtgcgctcacctGGGAAGTGGAAGCGGTTGTCCCTGTGGCCCttgggggaggggttggggggcggggtggcactgggggggggggcgggggaggagggcgtggaggaggtggtggaggaggggttgcTGCTGGAGTCCAGCTGGTTCAGAACTGGAGGGTGATCCTGGGAGGGCACACAAGACCAAAACATCACCCACTGCACCAGCTACTCTCCAaccggtttgtgtgtgtgtaagtgtctatatctatatatcttgtttttttatattatctatccatcaatgtgtgtgtgtctgtctattcaACCATCcatcagtgtgagtgtgtgtgtatgtgtgtgtgtgtatgtgtgagagtgagtgagtcagtgagtcagtgagtcagtgagtgagtgagtgagtgagtgagtgagtgagtgagtgagtgagtgagtgagagagagagagagagagagagagagagagagagagagagagagagagagagagagcttgtgtgtgtgtaccttcttgGTGATGGCCTTA from Osmerus eperlanus chromosome 19, fOsmEpe2.1, whole genome shotgun sequence includes these protein-coding regions:
- the ksr1a gene encoding kinase suppressor of Ras 1 isoform X1; protein product: MDSVTDNGGKMVESDEHSERGSGGGAAMAALHQCELIQNMIEISISSLQGLRTKCAASNDLTQQEIRTLEVKLMKYICKQLQCKRKVPEQERPVGLDSFPRLGDWLRTINLRTELIQAVPVQLSLDALLQMPGSQVRETMRRLGSSSEECGRLSAALSCLKTATESGGELREDGGPWLSEPPRRDSGSLLPMDPLGCPLRPHSPSPLARPSTTPSTPSTPCSACAPARPASVSTAPLPEGAYLYSDTPLTDPFPMSAARAGWLQGHAPSTPPATPPSRRRHRLKPPCTPPPPSRKVLQLLPNITLTRSKSHESQLGNRIEDPPTSKCTKKNKLLLNVQINGNGSEDPSSRSSHLPARPPGATTAPYTLPGTPTLMEEHSSLKNNMSAHRGSPQAVRRDIGLAVTHRFSTRSWLSQTCQVCQRNMMFGVKCKHCRLKCHNKCTKEAPSCRISFLPITKIRRTESVPSGINNPVDRPADTPQFGTLPKAITKKDHPPVLNQLDSSSNPSSTTSSTPSSPAPPPSATPPPNPSPKGHRDNRFHFPAACYFQHRQQFIFPDVSSSPTLHPEVLQDRGNESEPSANHLHADHLQPELAEHEDGEEEEEEEVEAEEDEDPCVEEEEEEEEGEEEEEEEEEEEGDESEINGGSEGECDGDELQDLPSSRGGHWKGPISRKASQTSVYLQEWDIPFEQLDLGELIGKGRWGRVHKGRWHGEVAIRLLEIDGNNQDHLKLFKKEVMNYRQTRHENVVLFMGACMAPPHLAIITSFCKGRTLYSVVRDTKNSLDINKTRQIAQEIVKGMGYLHAKGIVHKDLKSKNVFHDTNKVVITDFGLFGISGVVQEGRRENELKLPHGWICYLAPEIVRRMSPGNNEDRLPFSNAADVYAFGTIWYELQARDWPITNQPVEATIWQVGSGEGIKKVLAEISLGKEVTEILCACWAYDLKERPSFTQLADLLEKLPKLNRRLSHPGHFWKSAEL